One stretch of Brevibacillus laterosporus DNA includes these proteins:
- a CDS encoding glucose-6-phosphate isomerase: MTKAIRFSYDKSLPFVSEHEMHHLEAAVKLAHQQLHEGTGAGSDYLGWVDLPDTYDKEEYARIKAAAEKIKTDSDVLLVIGIGGSYLGAKAVIDVLGHTFYNSLTKEQRKTPEIYFVGNNISPVYLTHLMQVIEGKEVSVNVISKSGTTTEPAIAFRIFREFMEKKYGKEEARKRIYATTDKARGALKQVAMEEGYESFVIPDNVGGRFSVLTAVGLLPIAVSGADIDALMSGAQSARERYMNPAIGENECYQYAAIRNCLLRKGKQIEMLVSYEPQFHYFNEWWKQLFGESEGKDGRGIFPAAADFSADLHSMGQFIQDGSRNLFETVLSVAQPATDVEIMLDAANLDGLNFLSGKGMDFVNKKAMEGTILAHMDGGVPNLVVELPELSAYHIGELLYFFEKACGISGYLLGVNPFDQPGVEAYKANMFALLGKPGFEKQKAELEARLKGQ, encoded by the coding sequence GTGACAAAAGCGATCCGTTTTAGTTATGACAAGTCATTGCCATTCGTTTCAGAACACGAGATGCACCATTTAGAAGCAGCTGTAAAGCTAGCGCATCAGCAATTACATGAGGGTACTGGGGCTGGTAGCGACTATCTAGGCTGGGTAGACTTACCGGATACATACGATAAAGAGGAATACGCACGCATCAAAGCCGCTGCGGAAAAAATCAAAACTGATTCTGATGTATTGCTGGTAATCGGTATCGGTGGCTCTTATCTGGGTGCTAAAGCAGTAATAGACGTGCTAGGGCACACATTCTACAACTCCTTGACAAAAGAGCAACGCAAAACACCTGAAATTTATTTCGTGGGTAATAACATTAGCCCTGTCTATTTGACTCACCTCATGCAGGTCATTGAAGGCAAAGAAGTATCTGTGAACGTCATTTCCAAATCAGGAACAACAACAGAGCCAGCCATCGCTTTCCGTATTTTCCGTGAGTTCATGGAGAAAAAGTATGGGAAAGAAGAAGCACGTAAGCGTATTTATGCAACAACTGATAAAGCGCGTGGAGCTTTGAAGCAAGTAGCAATGGAAGAAGGCTACGAGAGCTTTGTTATTCCAGATAACGTTGGTGGACGTTTCTCTGTTTTGACTGCAGTAGGATTGTTGCCTATCGCTGTATCTGGAGCAGATATCGATGCATTGATGAGTGGGGCACAATCGGCACGTGAGCGCTACATGAACCCAGCTATTGGGGAAAATGAATGCTACCAGTATGCTGCTATCCGAAATTGCTTATTACGAAAAGGCAAGCAAATAGAGATGCTGGTAAGCTATGAACCTCAATTCCATTATTTCAACGAATGGTGGAAACAACTATTTGGAGAATCTGAAGGCAAGGATGGTCGTGGTATTTTCCCGGCTGCTGCTGACTTCTCGGCTGACCTGCACTCTATGGGGCAGTTTATTCAAGATGGTTCTCGTAATTTGTTTGAAACGGTACTTTCTGTAGCGCAACCAGCAACTGACGTTGAAATCATGCTAGATGCTGCAAATTTGGATGGTCTGAACTTCCTGAGTGGAAAAGGCATGGACTTCGTTAACAAAAAAGCAATGGAAGGCACTATCTTGGCGCACATGGATGGGGGCGTTCCCAATCTGGTAGTTGAATTGCCTGAACTATCGGCGTATCATATTGGTGAGCTTCTTTATTTCTTTGAAAAAGCATGCGGCATCAGCGGTTATCTGCTAGGTGTAAATCCATTTGATCAGCCTGGCGTTGAGGCTTATAAAGCGAACATGTTCGCGCTACTTGGCAAGCCAGGTTTTGAAAAGCAGAAAGCTGAGCTGGAGGCCCGCCTAAAAGGACAGTAA
- a CDS encoding DNA-binding protein yields the protein MYLSVKETAAYLDMPEWFIREKIAEKRIRAVHNGEDYFINKEQFTYHMEELERLKAFEEAEKFEPIPESYDYKDED from the coding sequence ATGTATTTAAGTGTTAAGGAAACAGCTGCTTATCTAGATATGCCTGAATGGTTTATACGGGAAAAGATAGCAGAGAAACGGATCCGTGCCGTCCATAATGGGGAGGACTACTTTATTAATAAAGAACAGTTTACCTACCATATGGAAGAGCTAGAGAGATTGAAGGCTTTTGAAGAGGCGGAGAAGTTTGAGCCGATTCCCGAGAGCTATGATTACAAAGACGAAGACTAA
- the thiO gene encoding glycine oxidase ThiO, producing MKSYSDIIVVGGGIIGLSIATELASSGIAVTLIEQGMFGGEASVAAAGMLAPLKEFTKPGPLLDMGIRSLQLYDNWVSELREATGIDCQLSTAGILTVAMTEMEEDWLQERYQWQKTEGYEIRLLSTREVHEREPHLSKKIRQAIYSPHEADINNCLLLEALVIQAEKRNVHLLQNTAVIGLKQTGHKITGVVTNKGEMVANHVIVASGAWAADILGQVGVDVPVYPVRGQIAAVGSSNLPLSHVVFGKNGYLVPKQDGRIIVGATEDLAGFERSTTVYGVSTVLKGAMSIVPAISQAPFLQAWAGLRPATADGHPILGPVPDWTGLTVACGHYRNGILLAPLTAKWIVEYVRSGETKHMSAFLPERFSLVSYD from the coding sequence ATGAAGAGCTATTCAGATATTATTGTGGTGGGCGGAGGGATTATCGGTTTATCGATTGCCACCGAACTCGCTAGCTCAGGTATTGCTGTTACCCTCATTGAACAGGGTATGTTTGGGGGAGAGGCCTCCGTCGCAGCAGCTGGAATGCTTGCTCCTTTAAAAGAATTTACTAAGCCGGGCCCGCTTCTTGATATGGGTATACGTTCTTTGCAGTTGTATGATAATTGGGTTTCAGAGCTGAGGGAAGCCACGGGCATTGATTGCCAGCTATCTACGGCAGGGATTCTGACAGTGGCCATGACTGAAATGGAAGAGGATTGGTTACAAGAGCGCTACCAGTGGCAAAAGACAGAAGGTTATGAAATCCGATTGTTATCCACTAGAGAAGTACATGAACGAGAACCACATTTATCAAAAAAGATACGACAGGCGATTTATTCCCCACACGAAGCAGACATTAATAATTGTTTGTTACTAGAAGCATTAGTGATACAAGCAGAAAAACGAAATGTTCATTTGCTACAAAATACAGCGGTCATTGGATTAAAACAGACGGGACATAAAATTACTGGTGTAGTGACAAACAAAGGTGAGATGGTAGCTAATCACGTTATTGTAGCATCTGGAGCGTGGGCTGCTGATATCTTGGGTCAAGTAGGAGTGGATGTACCAGTTTATCCAGTGAGGGGGCAGATCGCAGCAGTTGGCTCCAGTAATTTGCCTCTTTCCCATGTGGTCTTTGGAAAAAATGGTTATCTGGTGCCTAAACAAGATGGTCGTATCATTGTTGGTGCCACGGAGGATTTGGCTGGCTTTGAGCGATCTACAACCGTGTATGGTGTCTCGACAGTATTGAAAGGTGCAATGTCAATCGTACCAGCAATCTCTCAAGCCCCATTTTTACAAGCATGGGCTGGATTGCGACCTGCTACGGCTGATGGGCACCCCATTTTGGGCCCTGTGCCTGACTGGACTGGATTGACGGTAGCTTGTGGACATTATCGGAATGGGATTCTCTTAGCACCTCTGACAGCAAAGTGGATAGTAGAGTATGTTAGATCAGGTGAAACAAAGCATATGAGTGCTTTTTTGCCTGAAAGATTTAGCCTTGTTTCATACGATTAG
- a CDS encoding DUF3888 domain-containing protein, whose translation MKQWKNRWGHMAVIAFAVLLFTVSTSSESSWAQPPSPIPSEPIQGALILTMNPHVIKAITHYYGYPRAYDLSSVRVVGVSRSMNQPHSYEAVFQVRTYEGNHAPPFSTETIKLAVHPDGVQLTGYSHQGDEWEAKRKVEEQQVQKEFEDYFHIQLAGYQQMSYYQIAHRYRDDPDNALFLFNQELISQKEAIQKQSYLLPMTFLGKRDGYILYKRSDGSQIVYFLLKELGSWKLSKMKHVPSKGIS comes from the coding sequence ATGAAGCAATGGAAAAATAGATGGGGTCATATGGCGGTAATTGCTTTTGCTGTGCTTCTTTTTACTGTGTCCACCTCTTCAGAAAGCTCATGGGCTCAACCACCATCCCCCATACCATCTGAACCGATACAAGGTGCTCTTATCTTGACGATGAATCCCCATGTAATCAAAGCAATCACTCACTATTATGGCTATCCACGTGCGTATGATTTATCCTCGGTGAGAGTCGTAGGTGTATCGCGTTCAATGAATCAGCCTCACTCCTATGAAGCTGTTTTTCAAGTGAGAACGTATGAAGGAAATCATGCGCCACCTTTTTCTACTGAAACGATCAAGCTAGCAGTACATCCAGATGGAGTACAATTGACGGGTTACTCGCATCAAGGAGACGAGTGGGAGGCAAAACGCAAGGTGGAGGAGCAACAAGTACAAAAAGAATTTGAAGATTACTTTCATATCCAACTGGCTGGCTATCAGCAAATGAGTTACTACCAAATTGCTCACCGATATCGAGACGATCCTGACAATGCTTTGTTCTTGTTTAATCAGGAATTAATTTCACAAAAAGAGGCTATTCAAAAGCAATCGTATCTTTTACCGATGACCTTTCTTGGTAAACGGGACGGATATATCTTGTATAAGAGATCAGACGGAAGTCAGATTGTCTATTTTCTACTTAAAGAGCTAGGGAGCTGGAAATTGAGCAAGATGAAGCATGTGCCTAGCAAGGGTATCTCGTAA
- a CDS encoding glycoside hydrolase family 18, whose amino-acid sequence MKRILLTLSLLTISLGGSQIDAALVSKASTNTKITAKPKVLSYYAENYPGDLAAYTSLHNYQDKISDVAFFNYNATRDGYLVGTLPQTALQLAKSTKKGSFLVITNHGTKLFDKEIAHSILTNEDYKKRFVQQVLTTVQKNELSGANLDFENVPAGDREAFSALVGNLADQLHAIKKQLIVSVPAKTNDDPAVFWVYGFDLKALGSKADYLQLMTYDEHGTWSEEGPVASYNWVEDVIRYSVSQVPSSKLLMGIPSYGYEWSTEKKRAISFRNIPAILKENQAVPVWHDTYKSPYLHYSKNGVWHTLWYENEYSIAAKRGLAEKYKLAGFAVWRLGYENDTFWTALFPKKS is encoded by the coding sequence GTGAAACGAATCCTGCTAACACTGTCACTACTTACGATTTCCCTAGGGGGAAGCCAAATAGATGCAGCACTTGTCTCAAAAGCATCAACAAATACAAAGATAACAGCTAAACCAAAAGTTCTTAGTTATTACGCCGAGAATTATCCGGGTGATCTAGCAGCATATACGTCCTTACATAATTACCAAGATAAAATATCTGACGTCGCCTTCTTTAACTATAATGCTACCAGGGACGGCTATCTGGTAGGAACGTTACCTCAAACAGCTCTACAGCTAGCCAAGAGCACAAAAAAAGGTAGCTTTTTAGTCATTACCAATCATGGAACAAAATTGTTCGATAAAGAAATAGCCCATTCCATCTTAACCAACGAGGATTATAAAAAACGATTTGTGCAACAAGTCCTCACTACCGTGCAAAAAAATGAATTGTCGGGAGCTAATCTTGACTTTGAAAATGTACCTGCTGGGGATCGCGAAGCTTTCTCTGCACTCGTTGGAAACTTAGCGGACCAGCTCCACGCTATCAAAAAGCAACTAATCGTCTCTGTACCAGCCAAAACAAATGATGACCCCGCTGTGTTTTGGGTATACGGCTTTGATTTAAAAGCATTGGGTAGCAAAGCCGATTATCTGCAATTGATGACTTATGATGAGCATGGTACTTGGTCGGAGGAGGGTCCTGTCGCTTCCTACAATTGGGTTGAAGATGTCATACGCTATAGTGTCTCTCAAGTGCCTTCTTCTAAGCTTTTAATGGGTATCCCAAGCTATGGCTACGAATGGAGTACAGAGAAAAAAAGGGCTATCAGCTTCCGCAATATCCCCGCCATCCTAAAAGAAAATCAGGCAGTCCCTGTTTGGCATGATACGTACAAATCACCCTATTTGCATTATAGTAAAAACGGTGTTTGGCACACCCTGTGGTATGAGAATGAATATAGTATCGCCGCCAAGCGTGGATTGGCTGAAAAATACAAGCTTGCTGGCTTCGCTGTTTGGCGGCTTGGCTATGAAAATGATACGTTCTGGACGGCGCTTTTCCCTAAGAAGTCGTAA
- a CDS encoding NAD kinase, producing the protein MKIATVLRDDDHTREVDIRLREKLTASTLRTYQFLNTSSVEKPDMVLSIGGDGTMLEAVHQYGFEPHYIGIHTGHLGFYADWHPDQLDEFVEAMEQVDPLIAEYPIVSCQIRTKDGQLLEKWALNELVIRNASLSSLVVSVFINGEEFEHFRGDGLIISSPSGSTAYNKAVDGALLHPSLEAIQLAEIASINNQSYRTINSALVLPKHHQVELIIMNPEIMVGMDREQGVWKNIDSITCRVGLQKIKFARYKRLTFWDRVRKAFING; encoded by the coding sequence ATGAAAATCGCTACGGTTTTACGTGATGATGATCATACGCGCGAGGTGGACATACGGTTGCGTGAAAAGCTAACTGCTTCCACCTTGCGTACCTATCAATTTTTGAACACCAGCAGTGTGGAAAAACCGGATATGGTATTGTCTATCGGAGGCGATGGCACCATGCTGGAGGCTGTTCATCAATACGGATTTGAGCCACATTATATCGGAATTCATACGGGGCATTTGGGGTTTTATGCGGACTGGCATCCTGATCAATTGGATGAATTTGTGGAGGCTATGGAACAGGTAGACCCTTTAATAGCCGAATACCCAATCGTCTCCTGTCAAATCCGTACCAAGGATGGTCAGCTTTTGGAGAAGTGGGCACTAAATGAGTTGGTCATTCGCAATGCGAGCCTCTCTTCCTTGGTGGTCTCCGTGTTTATTAACGGAGAAGAATTTGAACATTTTCGTGGGGACGGCCTTATTATTTCATCACCTTCAGGTAGCACGGCTTATAATAAAGCGGTGGATGGGGCTTTGTTACATCCTTCGCTGGAGGCCATACAATTAGCAGAAATTGCCTCAATCAATAACCAATCCTATCGGACGATTAACAGCGCACTAGTTTTACCTAAGCATCATCAAGTAGAGCTTATTATCATGAATCCTGAAATTATGGTTGGCATGGATCGAGAGCAAGGCGTATGGAAAAATATTGATTCAATTACCTGTCGTGTGGGGCTACAGAAGATCAAATTTGCTCGATACAAGCGATTAACATTTTGGGATCGTGTGCGCAAGGCTTTTATTAATGGGTAA
- a CDS encoding cyclase family protein → MSKPQFIDLSVTLSPNIKEPLPAKIDYSSHEEGAIQGAHILGLKPEDFPEKKAWATETVTANTHSGTHIDAPWHYWPTSEGTPSKTIDELPLEWFFADGVVFDFSDKKSGYEITTNDLIQKLKEMNYELKPYDIVLIRSDAYKKIDDENYAYIHVGVSEEATRWLIDQGIKVMGTDGWGWDIPLNIQAANYKQNPREGLLWAAHYVGRDKEYCQIEKLANLDKIPLSHGFKVSCFPIKIDKASGAWTRPVAILMD, encoded by the coding sequence ATGTCTAAACCACAATTTATTGATTTAAGTGTAACCCTTAGTCCTAACATAAAAGAGCCGTTACCAGCGAAAATTGATTACTCTTCACATGAAGAAGGCGCAATTCAGGGAGCACATATCCTAGGTCTTAAACCAGAAGACTTTCCTGAGAAAAAAGCCTGGGCAACTGAGACAGTCACGGCAAACACGCACTCAGGAACCCATATTGATGCCCCATGGCACTACTGGCCGACTTCAGAAGGAACCCCCTCAAAAACCATTGATGAGCTACCGCTAGAATGGTTTTTTGCTGATGGTGTTGTATTTGATTTCAGTGACAAGAAATCTGGTTATGAAATTACGACAAACGACCTGATTCAAAAACTAAAAGAGATGAACTATGAGCTAAAACCATATGATATTGTTCTGATCCGTTCCGATGCCTATAAAAAAATTGACGACGAGAATTATGCCTATATTCATGTTGGCGTTTCAGAAGAAGCAACTCGCTGGCTCATTGATCAAGGAATCAAGGTCATGGGTACTGACGGCTGGGGCTGGGATATCCCGCTCAATATTCAAGCGGCTAACTACAAACAAAACCCACGGGAAGGCCTCCTATGGGCTGCTCATTACGTGGGGAGAGATAAAGAATACTGTCAGATCGAAAAGCTTGCTAACTTAGATAAAATCCCTTTATCACACGGCTTCAAAGTTAGTTGCTTTCCCATTAAAATCGACAAAGCAAGTGGAGCTTGGACAAGACCTGTAGCAATTCTTATGGACTAG
- a CDS encoding arylamine N-acetyltransferase → MKLPTWAESYLHQIHLKQEKPSYEFLQKICRNHLSTIPFENISKLIYYREYNRNNFYIPPLDIVTLHLHTMQFGGTCYVLNSTLQQLFVELGFKAKLLPVGKTHIAILVDHPEIPGAPLFVDCASAAPFFEPVDFTRNPENCSKYADTAVRLVPDTEKSGHYVYNRYVNGKLITQDWTFDPTATKNLIYFNDTIAKSFELNERFMSRLFIQLFQLDQHRKLTIHNNEFSIADESGSEQLIPLSNSKEIEEVIQEEFKMPKLPVREAIEVLAGLGINIFETVEKV, encoded by the coding sequence ATGAAATTACCAACGTGGGCCGAGTCTTATCTACACCAAATACACCTGAAACAAGAGAAGCCTTCATACGAATTCCTACAAAAAATCTGTCGTAATCACCTATCGACGATACCTTTTGAAAATATCAGTAAACTGATTTACTATCGTGAATATAACCGAAACAATTTCTACATTCCCCCACTTGATATTGTCACTCTCCACCTGCACACCATGCAGTTTGGTGGAACATGCTACGTGCTTAATTCAACGCTACAGCAACTGTTCGTAGAGCTTGGATTCAAAGCCAAATTGCTCCCGGTTGGCAAAACACACATTGCCATTCTGGTTGATCACCCTGAGATACCAGGCGCACCTTTATTTGTAGACTGTGCCTCGGCTGCTCCCTTTTTTGAACCAGTTGATTTTACACGTAACCCAGAAAATTGCAGTAAATACGCAGATACTGCAGTCCGTTTAGTTCCGGATACGGAAAAATCGGGACACTATGTCTACAACCGATACGTTAATGGTAAATTAATTACTCAAGATTGGACGTTTGACCCAACAGCCACGAAAAATCTGATCTATTTTAACGATACGATTGCTAAATCTTTTGAACTAAATGAGAGATTTATGTCTCGCTTGTTCATTCAATTATTTCAACTAGATCAACACCGGAAGCTAACGATTCACAATAATGAATTTAGTATCGCAGATGAAAGTGGGAGTGAACAGCTTATTCCTCTTTCCAATAGTAAAGAGATAGAAGAGGTAATACAAGAAGAATTCAAGATGCCGAAATTGCCTGTAAGAGAAGCTATCGAGGTACTTGCTGGATTAGGAATTAACATCTTTGAAACGGTAGAAAAAGTATGA
- a CDS encoding undecaprenyl-diphosphate phosphatase codes for MLAYIESIILGIIQGFTEFLPISSTGHLVLFGKLFGLREAGLLFDTLLHLGTLVAVVIVFWTEIIYVIRHPCSRLTRLLIVGTIPTGFIGLTFKDYFEEISQTGQTIGVEFIATGLILWAVESMRKGTRNFEQINYIDALFIGTLQGAAILPAISRSGLTIAGALLRGIDRNDAARFSFLLSLPAILGACVLQVKDLVEQPVLPSGIVPMLIGAIFAAITGYIAIRWMIKLLSRGSMKIFAYYVFALGACILVLQFLGKW; via the coding sequence ATGTTAGCGTATATCGAATCGATTATCCTTGGCATCATTCAAGGTTTTACTGAATTTTTGCCTATATCAAGTACGGGACATCTCGTCTTATTTGGCAAACTGTTTGGATTACGTGAAGCTGGTCTGTTATTTGATACCTTGCTTCATCTAGGGACACTTGTTGCTGTTGTCATTGTCTTTTGGACTGAAATCATCTATGTGATACGTCATCCATGTAGCAGATTAACTCGTTTATTGATTGTAGGTACTATTCCAACGGGATTTATAGGCCTTACTTTCAAAGATTATTTCGAGGAAATCTCACAGACTGGTCAAACGATCGGGGTAGAGTTTATCGCTACAGGGCTAATTTTATGGGCTGTGGAGTCCATGCGCAAAGGTACACGAAATTTTGAACAAATCAATTACATAGATGCCTTGTTCATCGGTACCTTGCAAGGAGCCGCTATTCTACCCGCTATTTCCCGCTCTGGTCTCACAATCGCTGGTGCGCTGCTTAGAGGTATTGATCGCAATGATGCCGCTCGTTTCTCCTTTTTGCTGTCTCTGCCAGCCATCTTAGGAGCTTGCGTTTTGCAGGTCAAAGATTTGGTGGAACAACCTGTGCTACCAAGCGGTATTGTTCCCATGTTGATCGGGGCCATCTTTGCTGCTATAACAGGGTATATCGCCATTCGCTGGATGATAAAACTACTCAGCAGAGGATCAATGAAAATCTTTGCCTACTATGTATTCGCTCTAGGTGCCTGCATTCTGGTGTTACAATTTTTAGGGAAATGGTAG
- a CDS encoding DNA-binding protein — translation MRDKRQFGNRDGQGRGGRGGRSGGGSGYSQQGSRFGSSRGGYRGDSRGANFSEKTLPAQSTKYKAGMIVSLPVSRVEEYGYFLTDGEVDILLHQNEATDQLESGDTVKVFLYHDHENRLAATMQMPLVREGEYQWLDVVDVSTRVGVFLHNGIQKDLLVFKDDLPKEWEEWPQVGDQLLVTLKRDKRGRLLGLPASEDIIWDLSRNASSEMKNKWVEGIVYRVFMEGVFVFTDDKHILFIHQDEMTETLRMGQRVRARISFVRDDGRLNGSMLERKEVRYGIDAEVLLSVLKERGAMPYTDKSTPEEIKDRFQMSKASFKRAMGKLIKEGLVEQSDGWTHLNKEAYMSYQKELEENLEA, via the coding sequence ATGAGAGATAAACGACAGTTTGGTAATAGAGATGGACAAGGAAGAGGAGGACGCGGTGGAAGAAGTGGCGGAGGTAGTGGATACAGCCAACAAGGAAGCCGCTTTGGCTCATCACGTGGCGGGTACAGAGGAGATAGCAGAGGCGCCAACTTTTCTGAGAAGACCCTGCCAGCTCAGTCTACCAAGTATAAGGCAGGGATGATTGTTTCTTTGCCCGTGTCCCGAGTAGAAGAGTACGGATACTTTTTAACAGATGGCGAAGTAGATATCTTGTTGCATCAAAATGAAGCGACAGATCAACTGGAGTCAGGCGATACGGTTAAAGTATTTTTGTATCACGACCATGAGAATCGCTTAGCAGCAACCATGCAAATGCCTTTAGTGAGAGAGGGCGAGTATCAATGGTTAGATGTTGTGGATGTTTCTACTCGTGTAGGTGTCTTTTTACATAATGGTATACAGAAAGATCTGCTTGTATTTAAAGATGATTTGCCAAAGGAATGGGAAGAGTGGCCACAAGTTGGTGATCAACTGTTGGTTACCTTGAAACGAGATAAACGCGGCCGCCTTTTAGGGCTACCTGCCTCAGAAGACATTATTTGGGACCTGTCCCGCAATGCATCTAGTGAAATGAAAAATAAATGGGTGGAAGGTATCGTATACCGTGTGTTTATGGAAGGTGTATTTGTGTTCACTGACGATAAGCATATCTTATTTATCCATCAAGATGAAATGACAGAAACCTTACGCATGGGACAAAGAGTACGTGCACGGATCAGCTTTGTACGCGATGATGGCCGCCTGAACGGGTCCATGCTGGAACGTAAAGAAGTACGTTATGGAATTGACGCCGAGGTACTTTTGAGCGTGTTAAAAGAACGCGGAGCAATGCCATACACAGACAAATCTACGCCAGAAGAGATTAAAGATCGCTTTCAAATGAGCAAGGCTTCCTTTAAACGTGCTATGGGTAAACTCATAAAAGAAGGTCTGGTGGAGCAATCTGATGGCTGGACCCATCTTAATAAAGAAGCTTATATGAGCTACCAGAAGGAATTAGAAGAGAATCTGGAAGCTTAG
- a CDS encoding cytochrome P450, producing MNEYKQSFIMIPNNHIRDEKVQRNPYDPFLWYEEMRQQSPVFYNEKADMWNVFLYHDVKRVMEDKNYFSSVMPEKRASPFKRSIIGMDQPMHTDIRSIVMHSFTPKMMRTWAPRIEEITKQLLDAIKDKQEFDLVQDFSYPLPVIVIAEMLGVPSSEMSKFKEWSDIVVSSPDTDDPEHLAQFLSVRTQADKDLTIFFTEIVEQKRRNSHSENDIISILIQAEREESKISIEELVAFCKLLLVAGNETTTNFISNAMYSLLEYPEAYSQVKQDLSLVPQALEETLRYRSPAQRIVRRVKEDIQIGTHTLKQDEIVIAWVGSANRDETVFEHASTFDVGRKLNPHLAFGHGIHFCLGAPLSRLEAKISLTELLKKYKRISFNEQNRPVSIENSSAMYGLKSFPVIVS from the coding sequence ATGAATGAATACAAACAATCTTTTATTATGATTCCTAACAATCATATTAGAGACGAAAAAGTTCAACGAAATCCTTATGATCCTTTTCTATGGTACGAAGAAATGAGGCAACAATCTCCCGTTTTTTATAATGAAAAAGCAGATATGTGGAATGTTTTTTTATATCATGATGTCAAACGTGTAATGGAAGACAAGAATTATTTTTCTAGTGTAATGCCAGAAAAAAGAGCATCTCCATTTAAGCGAAGTATAATCGGTATGGATCAGCCTATGCACACAGATATTCGTTCTATTGTCATGCATTCTTTTACTCCAAAAATGATGAGAACATGGGCACCACGTATTGAAGAAATCACGAAACAACTTCTGGATGCTATAAAAGATAAGCAAGAATTTGATCTTGTACAAGACTTTTCATATCCGTTGCCTGTCATTGTCATTGCAGAGATGTTGGGAGTTCCTTCGTCAGAGATGTCAAAGTTTAAAGAATGGTCAGACATCGTTGTGAGTTCCCCAGATACTGATGATCCAGAACACCTTGCACAATTCCTATCTGTTCGTACGCAAGCTGACAAAGATTTAACTATCTTTTTTACAGAGATTGTCGAACAAAAACGAAGAAATTCTCATTCAGAAAATGATATTATATCCATTCTCATTCAGGCTGAAAGAGAAGAAAGTAAGATTTCCATAGAAGAACTTGTTGCCTTCTGTAAATTACTATTAGTGGCAGGAAATGAGACGACAACAAACTTTATTTCTAACGCGATGTATAGTTTATTGGAATATCCAGAAGCTTATAGTCAAGTCAAACAGGATTTATCACTTGTTCCCCAAGCATTGGAGGAAACACTACGTTATCGTTCGCCAGCTCAACGAATCGTTCGTAGAGTAAAAGAAGACATACAAATCGGAACCCATACATTAAAACAAGATGAGATCGTGATTGCATGGGTGGGGTCAGCTAATCGAGATGAGACGGTATTCGAACACGCTTCTACATTTGATGTCGGGCGAAAACTAAATCCTCATCTTGCTTTTGGACACGGTATTCATTTTTGCTTAGGAGCACCTTTATCCAGATTAGAAGCAAAAATTTCTTTGACAGAATTATTAAAAAAATACAAGCGAATTTCATTTAACGAGCAGAATCGTCCTGTATCTATTGAAAATAGCTCTGCCATGTATGGATTGAAGAGTTTCCCAGTTATTGTTAGCTAA
- a CDS encoding TetR/AcrR family transcriptional regulator, with translation MQERKLTKRQEKAIETKRTIYRVALDLIKEKNFESISIEEISKKASVSVGTFYYYFGSKDEIYLCLFQEIDKRFALDIQAYEKKESTKDQLLHFFVKLATHTSELGLHINKQLYHGNNRLFTLKNSSTWTKLQEIISQGQDRKELMTDLKEEEILEYLIIISRGIIFDWCIHNGQYSLIDAMHKYMEKTISSIVIN, from the coding sequence ATGCAGGAAAGAAAATTAACTAAGCGGCAAGAAAAAGCAATTGAAACAAAACGTACCATTTATCGTGTAGCTCTGGATTTGATAAAGGAAAAGAATTTTGAGAGTATCTCTATCGAGGAAATTAGTAAAAAAGCAAGCGTATCAGTTGGAACGTTTTATTACTATTTTGGTTCGAAGGATGAAATTTATCTTTGTTTATTTCAAGAAATTGATAAACGCTTTGCTCTTGATATACAAGCTTATGAAAAGAAAGAATCAACAAAAGATCAGCTCTTGCATTTTTTTGTGAAATTGGCAACGCATACTTCCGAATTGGGTTTGCACATTAACAAGCAACTATATCATGGAAATAATCGGCTTTTTACTTTGAAAAATTCCTCTACATGGACAAAGCTTCAGGAAATTATTAGTCAGGGGCAAGATAGAAAAGAATTAATGACTGATTTAAAAGAGGAAGAAATACTAGAATATTTAATTATCATTTCTAGAGGAATTATTTTTGACTGGTGTATCCATAATGGACAGTATTCACTGATAGATGCTATGCACAAGTATATGGAAAAAACGATTTCTTCTATAGTAATCAATTGA